A single genomic interval of Prionailurus viverrinus isolate Anna chromosome A2, UM_Priviv_1.0, whole genome shotgun sequence harbors:
- the LOC125148975 gene encoding transport and Golgi organization protein 1 homolog, whose product MWEQKSEDANSQLEELRAWRSNKCEPEERKKALEDKCNALRSMKAIREAKAKNLKEEVCILDKFYEERKMAIAKNLDMTNCELVAMKNQMATAEENLKIATRDLHKCKQQIEQTREQVQKAELTFTHQAAVYERNAQDNLIKTRIWERKMVEQSREVARLKHRLDVMEGKRLLEGYRRQRPMPGSPEMQNPARREPLAEADVTPMSHNYKQSTNNAEKDKGSVDPWRPPPSTGRFCPPYYRGHPLIWAHPPPVQGLGPSRTPPPAPLGPFADPHVASVSNSNNDSTKGTTNDKGSVDPWRPPPSTGRFCPPYYRGHPLIWAHPPPVQGSGPSRTPPPAPLGPFADPHVASVSNNNTDSTKRITEDKAIMNARGPGPSPGSPCRLSPMDHPSPPVTGYGPPPPPPPAPPRTKFGLRLRKFPRNLLRFCLCSCCVSSNTSSRRSSQSLRRM is encoded by the exons ATGTGGGAACAGAAG TCAGAAGATGCAAACAGTCAATTGGAGGAACTGAGAGCCTGGAGGTCCAATAAATGTGAACCGGAAG aaaggaaaaaggccctggaagacaagtgtaatgcTTTGAGGTCTATGAAAGCAATCAGGGAAGCAAAAGCCAAAAATCTGAAGGAGGAAGTATGCATCCTTGATAAGttctatgaagaaagaaaaatggctatAGCAAA gaatCTGGATATGACAAACTGTGAACTAGTGGCAATGAAGAATCAGATGGCAACTGCAGAGGAAAATCTGAAAATAGCTACAAGGGACTTACACAAGTGCAA ACAGCAAATTGAACAAACACGAGAACAGGTGCAGAAGGCAGAACTCACCTTCACACACCAG GCCGCAGTTTATGAGCGTAATGCTCAGGACAACCtg ATCAAGACTCGGATCTGGGAGAGGAAAATGGTGGAGCAGAGCCGAGAGGTCGCCCGCTTGAAACACAG actggaTGTGATGGAAGGAAAGAGGCTGCTTGAGGGATACAGGAGGCAGAGACCAATGCCTGGAAGTCCAGAGATGCAGAACCCTGCGAGGAGAG AGCCTTTAGCCGAAGCTGATGTCACTCCCATGAGTCACAACTACAAGCAGTCTACCAACAATGCTGAGAAGGACAAG GGCAGTGTGGATCCGTGGCGACCTCCTCCATCAACTGGAAGATTCTGCCCACCCTACTATAGAGGCCACCCTTTGATCTGGGCACATCCACCTCCTGTACAAGGTTTGGGACCATCCCGAACCCCTCCACCTGCACCACTTG GGCCTTTTGCAGATCCACATGTTGCTTCTGTGAGTAACAGCAACAATGACTCTACCAAAGGGACCACGAATGACAAG GGCAGTGTGGATCCGTGGCGACCTCCTCCATCAACTGGAAGATTCTGCCCACCCTACTATAGAGGCCACCCTTTGATCTGGGCACATCCACCTCCTGTACAAGGTTCGGGACCATCCCGAACCCCTCCACCTGCACCACTTG GGCCTTTTGCGGATCCACATGTTGCTTCTGTGAGTAACAACAACACTGACTCTACCAAAAGAATCACGGAGGACAAG GCCATTATGAATGCAAGAGGGCCTGGTCCTTCCCCAGGATCGCCTTGCAGGCTGTCTCCCAtggaccacccttcaccaccagtcaCGGGCTATGGGCCACCTCCGCCTCCTCCACCAGCTCCTCCACGTACTAAATTTG GTTTGCGTCTCCGAAAGTTCCCTCGCAATCTCCTGAGGTTTTGCCTGTGTTCCTGCTGTGTCAGCTCTAACACCAGCTCTCGGCggtcatctcagagcctcag GAGAAtgtga